One window of the Pieris rapae chromosome 11, ilPieRapa1.1, whole genome shotgun sequence genome contains the following:
- the LOC110998766 gene encoding cilia- and flagella-associated protein 58-like, which yields MDLPDEEEAFGAAIVIGSETTEAEREYEKVLEQMRETEGLKLYSDVYTKLYDSYFKLKGENSTHQEKIASLMDKVGRYDGIIANYLNEISDTNKTVDKLRAEIEEARALADAMHARELNSVETLETMKKTIARLEKELDARKRAGDDDAGATSAVKEKEKFEKEKARLQGELDGAKLRLTNALNFIEELEQRNTAAEETISKLEEQLEEADNNAVRQNRLVDHLKSESDTLKCEVDNRGKEIASLKDKLSKAEKTINRRDKQLKDMTRKLELAQQEQEAASNKAAQLREQLDFTNAEFDKTKQTLTNTTKELKNATDDGNRLRNEVSKLTKQSVQQTKKYQLLEQAKAGVEGDRENLRQQVSVMEREIMLNKKQAEADRREIENLNREKEIFNKNMQKIQNEAMENLLVISRQEQRRKQLEHELEVSASQLNKQRLVIRQLEKDKDRMLEETIALNEKIDEISEEVRLRTADILDLKKALREETIKGRKLSVALDATRAERNMLHKNYTEALDEIQDLKQKLKMLAYQIEQLKEDISGKESGLKSCEGTLVKCNKKNDQLRSEVQAGLVKLSEAKAEITACRQEEARLNRILQESDTARAKLMKELEGLVNERDVVGAQLVRRNDEISLLYEKIRILEVTLQRGERQYEQRVEDIRLLRLEIIRLRKEKNLLSKGIENMTDLRLEVFNLERELGRERLRVRALEEALETPLNVHRWRKLQGTDPESVHLTQKLRLTQKKVLAQSEMLVAKDRELKETRNLYGAVKDMLALQPSPEIQQTLNRTQRALAQRTSKMKCLIAELSMREKQVADLRLELDKVNEDLNNFKQKYYEMKRALDADEARRLRVPTPASPA from the exons atggaTTTACCTGATGAGGAGGAGGCGTTCGGCGCCGCCATCGTTATTGGCTCGGAAACTACAGAAGCCGAAAGGGAAtatgaaaaa GTTCTAGAACAAATGCGAGAAACGGAAGGTCTTAAACTGTACAGCGATGTGTATACTAAGCTGTATGATTCCTACTTCAAACTCAAGGGAGAGAACTCTACTCACCAGGAGAAAATTGCATCTCTCATG GATAAAGTGGGCCGATATGACGGTATAATTGCTAATTATCTCAACGAAATTTCGGACACAAATAAAACTGTTGACAAACTTCGAGCTGAAATTG AGGAAGCCCGTGCACTAGCAGACGCAATGCATGCTCGCGAGTTGAATAGCGTAGAGACGTTGGAAACGATGAAGAAGACCATCGCTCGCTTGGAGAAGGAGCTGGATGCAAGGAAACGTGCTGGCGATGATGATGC AGGAGCAACTTCAGCTGTGAAAGAGAAAGAGAAGTTTGagaaagaaaaagcacgactCCAGGGTGAGCTAGATGGCGCCAAACTGAGGCTGACGAATGCTCTTAACTTCATTGAAGAGCTGGAGCAAAGAAATACAGCTGCAGAGGAGACTATCTCCAAATTGGAAGAACAACTTGAG GAAGCTGATAACAATGCGGTGAGACAAAATCGACTGGTGGATCACTTGAAAAGTGAAAGTGATACACTTAAATGTGAAGTGGATAATAGAGGAAAAGAGATCGCCAGTCTTAAAGATAAA ttGTCTAAAGcagaaaaaacaattaatcgTCGAGATAAACAGCTGAAGGATATGACGCGAAAATTAGAATTAGCCCAACAAGAGCAAGAAGCCGCTTCAAATAAGGCAGCTCAGTTGAGAGAGCAACTGGATTTTACAAATGCCGAGtttgataaaacaaaacagacTCTAACTAACACTACTAAGGAACTAAAG aATGCGACAGATGATGGTAACCGTCTCCGAAACGAAGTGTCAAAACTAACAAAGCAAAGTGTTCAgcaaacaaagaaatatcaGCTCCTAGAACAGGCTAAAGCCGGCGTCGAAGGCGATCG TGAGAATCTAAGGCAGCAAGTGAGCGTAATGGAAAGAGAAATAATGCTTAACAAGAAACAAGCTGAAGCTGACCGGAGGGAGATTGAGAATTTAAACAGAGAGAaagagatatttaataaaaatatgcagaAAATTCAGA acgAAGCCATGGAGAATCTGCTAGTCATAAGCCGACAAGAACAGCGAAGGAAGCAGCTGGAGCATGAGTTAGAAGTAAGCGCATCGCAGCTTAATAAGCAACGGCTCGTAATACGACAGCTGGAGAAGGATAAGGACAG aatgCTTGAAGAGACTATTGCCTTGAATGAAAAAATTGATGAAATTTcag AGGAGGTACGACTCCGTACAGCAGATATATTGGATCTTAAAAAAGCACTACGTGAAGAAACGATAAAGGGTCGAAAACTCTCTGTAGCCTTAGATGCAACCAGAGCTGAGAGGAACATGTTGCATAAGAATTATACAGAGGCACTGGATGAGATTCAGGATTTGAAGCAAAAACTTAAG ATGTTAGCTTACCAAATTGAACAGCTAAAAGAGGACATAAGTGGCAAAGAAAGTGGTCTTAAATCGTGTGAAGGGACTCTCGTCAAGTGTAATAAGAAGAATGATCAGCTGAGGTCTGAAGTGCAGGCAGGACTCGTTAAATTATCAGAGGCAAAGGCAGAAATCACTGCCTGCAGACAGGAAGAAGCCAGGCTTAATAGAATCTTACAG GAAAGTGACACAGCCCGTGCAAAACTCATGAAGGAGTTAGAAGGTCTTGTCAATGAGAGAGACGTGGTCGGAGCTCAACTGGTTCGGAGAAACGATGAAATATCACTACTCTACGAAAAGATACGGATTTTAGAGGTTACTTTACAAAGAG GTGAGCGTCAATACGAACAAAGAGTTGAAGATATTCGCCTTCTACGTTTGGAGATAATTCGCCTTCGCAAAGAGAAAAACCTCCTCTCAAAGGGCATTGAAAATATGACGGATTTGAGACTAGAG GTTTTCAATCTGGAACGTGAGCTCGGTCGTGAAAGGTTGCGGGTTCGGGCTCTCGAAGAAGCATTGGAGACTCCACTCAACGTCCATCGGTGGAGGAAACTGCAAGGCACAGATCCAGAGAGTGTTCATCTCACTCAGAAACTTAGGCTAACACAGAA GAAGGTGTTGGCTCAAAGTGAAATGCTGGTGGCTAAGGATCGTGAGCTTAAGGAGACAAGGAATTTGTACGGTGCCGTTAAAGACATGCTGGCATTACAACCTAGCCCTGAAATAcag CAAACCTTGAATAGAACGCAGCGCGCCCTAGCTCAACGGACCTCCAAAATGAAGTGTCTTATAGCGG AACTAAGTATGCGTGAGAAACAAGTAGCAGACCTGCGTTTAGAACTCGACAAAGTGAATGAAGATTTGAATAACTTCAAGCAAAAGTATTACGAAATGAAGAGGGCGTTAGATGCTGATGAAGCGAGGCGGCTCCGAGTTCCAACACCAGCCTCACCTGCCTGA
- the LOC110998773 gene encoding uncharacterized protein LOC110998773 has translation MTNEEKNQLSVALQRKWKSIRGCFTREVGRQKSLKSGSGGGPRKSEYVFFQQLQFLKNVVAVKEPEYVVDKEPKEDSKPDI, from the exons ATGACAAACGAAGAAAAAAACCAGCTAT CTGTTGCATTACAAAGAAAGTGGAAGAGTATCCGTGGCTGCTTCACAAGGGAAGTTGGCCGCCAAAAAAGTTTAAAGTCCGGATCTGGTGGTGGACCACGTAAAAGTGAATATGTCTTCTTTCAACAActgcaattcttaaaaaatgttgtagctGTAAAGGAGCCTGAATACGTTGTTGATAAAGAACCTAAGGAGGACTCTAAACCAGATATATAG